GTTAAATATCGCACCCATAGTTGTCAGGCGAAGTAGTATCATTACAAAGGAGCGAACGGCTCTCGCACGTAGTATGTCCAAGATAACGGAACCAATGACGTCATGaactcacgagtaaagtgtgaagccaGTGCGAAGTTCCATGAACATGTGCGAGAAGATCCAAATGTAAGCGTGCGAGATCatcgcacgtcagatccgaaaataggggctttattagctgtcctccactatgtaaattcctatatataggaccaaccacCCTTGTGTTGagagtagggctgcacaacgggtagggtgggtaggatatggcctataccctcCACCCTACCAGTTTACTGGGGgtaagaaaatttttacccgccaccctacccgccactaaacgggtaagatcctacccaacccattctctgggcggtcgggtagggtagggtggcggtATAACCGTCTATATCACCTGCAATACACAGCAACAGAGCCTGCTCCTGCCATCTCAACAGAGCCTCAACCCCAAGTATAAACATGTAAAGAAGACCAATGGACATGCGAAACACAGCAATGATGCTAATAGACCAACGATGAATTTAGAaacaaaagtattctcaagaaaagagttgtattcttcatataacagtatcatcaccaaaagctcttcatattgaccttgttcttcaatcatcatctacgatgatggaataagtactaagatcaccaaataaatctgcatacaagttatctcttgttagattcaGTCATAATAGTGAACGATTTGATTCAAAGTTCagtcataataccaacatcaagtaAGAGATATCACAACATCCTACTATGGAATACAATATCACAACAAGTTCAGACTTTTGGTTCAGTCACAATATCAAGTAATATCACAATATCAAGTGTTGTTTTAAAGATATTTATAAGTATACACATGCATAAGTTTTCCAAATTTTAGTGAAATATCACATTGCTGCTCTCGACAATTTCTGATATCAGATGTGAGTAACAATACTAATCTGGAGCTAGCAAAATTAGACTTCAACACATGCCAAGAACAGCATCAGCTCGAGTGGCTCAACGTGCAAAAGTAAGCAACTAAAGTTGTGACAAATTATCAACTGAGCACGGTAGCTTGTTTCCGTTTAACATGCAAGTTCCTTGACTAGAAATGGAAAGTTCTAAACAACATTCAAACTTCCACCAGTACTTCCCATAAAGAAGCACAAATGGATACAGACAGATAAAGAAAATGCCAACTAAGTCAAGGAACTACAGGAATCACTGCCAAGATCTTACAAGAAAGGTCTGGTGGAGGTGCAATCCCCAAGGCTGAGCATATAATTGATGTTGCAATTCTTTGCTCTTCACACAAGCATCCTCAGCAGAATACTGATACTCAAATCTTTCCATGACTCGCTTTTGGTTTAAATCTTTATATTCGAGCAAGCAAAGGCAAAGAAGGAAAAATAGATGCGAAGAGATACATATAACAGAACTCAAAGGAGGACGAAAAAGGGTAAAATCACAAAGCAATTGAGAAGAAAAATGACATACCTCTAAGCTCTTGATTCTTGCTGCGAAGTTTCTCGGCTAAGACCTCTCCAGCATGGATATCATCTTTCAACTTGGTATTCTGAAGAGTAAGCTCTTGAATGGTAGCACTAGATTCTGAAAAACCTTCAGCTTGAATAAAGCGCGCGCCGAGATTCCATGCAATCAAAAGAAGCATTGACTTATGGGTCCAGTTGAGTAAAGATCTTGTTCCTGGTTAGCTTATCTGGATGAGAATCGCTCAATAGCTTGACTAGAGATTCTCACAGGCGATGTTGAGAGGGATCATTGGAAGCTGAAAGGGCGAGATGTATGATCTCAAGAAGAAGTCTCGTACTCGAACCAATAACGCCAAAGGAACCTGCCTCAGAAGTGGTAATATTCGCCTGAGATGAAGCAGTTGTGCGAAGAGGAGAGGTAGTTAATATTGTACTCATGGAAGGAACAGCTGGGGCAATTCTAGAATTAAAAGGGATAGAATAAACCATAGATATGGGGATGGTCGAAGAGACAGAGAGGGGCATATCTTGCAATGATGCAATAACTTCCTCAATAGAAAAGGTGATAACTTGATTAGTAGCACCCAATTCTTGGGATGTGGAAGTCATTTATGGAAAAGAAGAGAGATTCGGAGAAACTGAAAGGATAAGGTGGTAATGTTCGCTTGATCAGAAGCAGCCGCATTCACTTGAGTAATAAGGTCAGTTCGCCCGGAAGACACATGTTGTGTGGAGCTAAGTTTCTTTTTGAAACTCGGAAGAGCCATGTGAGTATCAATATTAGGAGGTTGTTTGCTTCTTATATACTTATTCTATTTCTCTCTCGCGTCATCCTGCGAATAACAACGcatataagaaatagaggcaacaatatttttttaaggAGTAAGGTATTTCTTAATACCTTGTCATGCGAATGCTTCCTCTTGAGAGACTTGTCATCTTTGGACCTTGAagaggaattagggtttggaatggtGAAACGATCTCCAGAGGAAGAAGTTTTGCTGCAACAATACCCGTATGGGAGGTATCAATAACAGCGGAAAAACAATAACGGCGAATAACAGCGGAAACGGCGATAGTAGCAGCAGAATAACAATGGTAGTGGCTAgttacaaacaacaacaacaaagacaTTGTACACAACAAATAGCATAATAGAAGAGATAAAACAAACCTTTGGGAGGAATCCATGGAGTGAAAACACTAACAGGAAAAGAGAAGATGAATATTCAGAGGAGACGAAAATTCGAAAAGATTTTtgaaaagactaaagaaagaaaaatctacctcccttgaaaagattaaataataaagaagatgaccGGCTGTACCAGGTGGAAGAGGAGGCGTTTCGgtaaaaaatgaaaaagtgaGAACGTGTGAACGGTTACACCGAAAATCCGGAAACTTGTCGGTCCAAAAAGATACGAAAGGTTACCAGAGTGCGACGAATAGTAAGTAGAGGAGCGAAGAATTGTTTAAGAACATGTTCTCTCATCGCTCTTTCCACAATAAAGATCGctaagagaagaggcaaaatgtaggggttaAATATCACACCCATAGTTGTTAGGCGAAGTAGTATCACTACAAAGGAGCGAACGGCTCTCGCACGTAGTATATCCAAGATGACGGAACCAATGACGTCATGaactcacgagtaaagtgtgaatcCAGTACGAAGTTCCAGGAACATGTGCGAGAAGATCCAAATGTAAGCGTGCGAGATCATcacacgtcagatccgaaaatagggacTTTATTAGTTGTCGTTCACTATGTAAATTCCTACATATAGGACCAACCACCCTTGTGttgagagagatcttttggagaGCTGAGGTAGAACTTTAAGAGATAGAAAGTTTTTcttcaaagttagggtttcatattttatttgtgtattgatttctaaacttaataagaTCCTTTCAAGTGTTCTTCGTAATGATTTGATAGATCATTCTATAGATTATCTAAGGGGTGTAGTAGTGAGATTTTCAGCTACTACAAGAATGACTAAAACTAAAACCACCGGTCATGATTAGTGTAGCGCTGGTGGACAAGCAGTATTAGCATTTGCAATCCGTAATCCACCACTGCCAACACCTGCAGTCGGTGTGGGAATTATCACAGGGTTTCTTGAACGGTTTCAGCCTTGATGAACATGTCATTCACCGTATTTCTGAATGGGATTTTCAGTGTCATTGTATTTTTGAGCTTACGTGCAATTAATAATACTGCGCAGCTTCTAGTTGACTGATGGTTGGTTTTAGACTTTCAGCACATGATGCGGAAAAGAACAATACCTTGAAATAAGGCGTGGCATGACAGCACGAGTACTGGAATCTTCAACTCGACAACCTCAACTACTAGATGGTGAACACTTCAAATCATCTACACTATTTGATTTTTATGGAGTTGACTCATCTCATTGtggcttatttatttattgttgggttagatctgactcatctgactcaaaaatacaCGAATTAATGACTTGATCTCATGAGTGAAAAACATTTTATTACCCGATTCATATGTGTTCGAGTCAGATTAGGCCTAAATCAGGTAGTCAGATCTGATTCAAAATATAATCAAACGATTTGACATCTCACTCGCGTCGAGTCACAAGTTGGTGGATCAACTGGCTTGTAGAGGCTTGATTTTTATCATCGGCGGGACACTCTTTGCCACGATTGGCAGCAAACCAGCAAAATTAATGACTTGCCAATCTGGCAAGTTGGACCTAAAGGATCCAGCAACAAATTGAAAATATCCACTGAGAAGCAATACTTCAGTGGGCCCACATCCAATTTTTCCTCATTTTTCCAGTTCTGATCGATCCCATCCTTTCCCTCTGCTCCCAACAAAAAAATCTTCCTCTGTATAGCAAAACGATGACATGAGAAGAATTATCGTTGAAATTCTCAGATGGAGCAGTGAAAAGTACGAACCCTAATCCCTGATATCAAGTTTTCAATTTAttgctttgtttgtttttttttaggtttaatttctctTTTGATATCAAGTTTGAAAATGATAATTTCTTATTGAATGACGACAAGAGATCTTGTTAATTATACAAAATTGATTACAAATTTGATATTTGCATTTGGATTTGGATTGATTTGGTTTTGTTGCTGTTGTGAATCCAAAACAACAGCAGAGATGGATACATTTGCCATTAGAAGTAACAGGGTGCACTCCACTTGTAGTGGTGGAGATGAGGATTCTGAAGAGAAAGAAGCAATTAGGATGGAGAAAGAATTAATTAGGTTAGATAAAGAAGAAATCAGGTTTGAAAAGGAATCAATTATGTTAGAAAGGGAGTCAATTAGGTTAGAAAGGGAAGCAATTAGCTTAGAAAAGGAAGCAATTCGGTTAGAAAAGGAAGCAATTAGGTCAGAAAAGGAAGCAATCAGGTCAGAGAAGGAAGCAGTACAGGAAGGTTTGTATGAAGTCGAAGATGTGAGAAGGAAAAGGGTTTCTAAGGTAACAATCACCATctcttttcattttgtttaaaccctaattaggaaTTCTTAACTGATGTTGAATTTCTCCATGGTTGGTTGGGAACATAAAGGGGCAAacacaatatcttataaaatggtaTGTAGCGGACAACAGTTGTTGATCACTTTCTTTCTGTTCTTTTCTTTGATGCTATTGTTTTTAGTTATCCAAATTATGGATGATTTTGTTTGTACTTGTATCAGGCTTGGTTGGCCAGAGTCGCATAATACATGGGAACCTATTGAGAATCTacaagaatgtttagatattgtcGCTGCATTTGAAGAAAGGTGCCTGAAACTTTGTCTCTCTTATAACTATTATAAttcgatttttttgtttttggattttggTTGTAGGTAtttgttgtgtttgattttttgtttgttttcggCTGTGTAAAGGTATGTTCGAGAGGGAGAAAGAGGAAGCGGAAAGGTACATTTTCTCAACCCATGAAGACAGAGACTATTGATGAAGAGGGAAAAGGAAATGAGGCTATTGACAACTTATTTTCTAAGAGTGGTAAGCTTTCTATACATATTTCTGAAATGAGAACTTGTGACATGGTACAAAGTCATAGAGTTGGGCATCCAAAAGAAGATTTTGATGAAAGTACTAATCGTTTTATAGGAGCTAAATGGATGACTTATGAAAACGTTAGGATGTTTGAGAATGATACTTCCGTGTTAGACCTAGACGATGCTCAAAATGGAGATAAGTCTGAAGATGTTGAAGGACCGACAAGGCATGCTGCTGCAGGTGATCAGCATGAGGTGGAAATGTTTTCTAACCCATGTTCTAATGGTGTACAAGATGTGTGTGTCGAGTTTGCAGCAATAAGGTATGTCGATCAACTTCTGTTTTAAGTTTGTTCTTCTGTCTTGGTTGATTGTTTCTGAAACCATGGAATTCTACATGGAAGTATTTACTTAAGCATGGTTTAAGTTTCGTTCTTCTGTCTGGTTGATTGGTTCCTCTACTGTTATCTGTTGCAGTGAGCCCAACCTAGTTTTAGATAGAGAAGTTTTAGAGGAACAATCTAATGCCTCCGTCTGTGAGGCCAATATAGCCACCTCTGTGGTCCTTGATTCTGAGGTTAAAAGTTGCTCACAAGATGACAGAAATTTCACTGTTGAGGTCGGCTCACAGCCGCATCCATCTGAAAGGACTGGAGATCACTGGAAGCCGTGTCCCACTGATCTTCCTTGTGCATCTAAGGTACTTACTCCTGATTGGGTTTTCATAGTTGTATTTAATATGGCTAAgcattttagtatttttttttagtgTGCGTGTTCTTGATTTCCACCTGTTAACTGTAGAGTGCCCAGGGATCTCCTCCAAGAAAAACATCTTGCCAACAGGGTTCTcctttaacagaagaagttacaCAAGTGAATTCCAAGATGTCATCACATACTTCTCATGAAAGTCCTCGAAAATCTGCTGATGATACAACAACAGCTGGCTTGGAAGTTCCTAATGATAAAGCAAGTCCTCTTAAAAATGAGCTACTCTTATGCAAAGAAGAGTGTCAAGACAGCGAGGGTGGCACTGATCAGGGAACCGATCAATTCATCTCTATTCCTGATGCTCCTGGAAAAGATGACCTCCTCAAAAGTTTCACTAAAACCCTTGAAGAGGTAACCCCTAAAAAACAGATAAAAAGAAGCTGGGACAGCACATTAAGTACATTGTCCCCTAGGTCATTGGGCGTTGTGAAATGTGTTGCCCCTGCAGAAGAGATTAGACCACTTGGATCTATTGAGGGCAGCAATACTGAACCTAGTCTTGTTCCAACGGTTCAACCGTCTAATCTGCCAGATTTGAATATTTCAATTCCAACCTTGGCCTCATTTCAACATCCTCTCACAGATTCGAAATAATTGCAATTGTGTGCTCAGGTAATTGTTTACGGTTCTCTCATGTAAGTTTGTCATTTATTATCAACATCTAAAGTTCTAAGGGATGCACTTGAGTGGGGAATGTCAGAATTTGCTCTCGCAGCCTGTAACAGAATAATGTTTAATGTTTTGCAGTGATGGAACCAAACCAGATGAGGCGTGTATGATGTCGGTATGTATTTATTACCCTAAATGATGTCTTTATATTTTGTCACCATTGTTATGTTTTACTCATGTACCTTACCAGATTTCTGCCATAAATAATAGGTGGTGGCAGAAGCATATGGGAGAATGTTTGGCGTGTTGCTGTTTTTCAGCATCAGAAGTCTCCACTGACCTAGTTACTGTGAACAGCTAAAATGTTGCAGTTAAGGCTGAACTGGAACTGGGTACAATCCAACCCCTCCTCAGCAGCAGTTCTGGTATGATTTTTCATCATTTTGTTCAGCAAATACCAAGAGAAACAACCTAGTTTGCTAATCTTCTACATTAATAGAACCTTTCTTACAGATGGCATTCAGATTGTGGTGACTGGAAACTGATTAGGTGGACATTTTACTGTAGGTGTTCGTAAATGTAGTGTGATTAGGAGATAATGCAAATGTATAAAAGTGACCCCTTGTATTTGTATTACTTTTTCTTGCTTTCATTTTCCATTCAAGTTTGCCTACTCAACATTGTTTCTACTATATTAGTTTCGCCAAAATTATTTAATGCTAGAGGTACAGAGTTGGGGGAGATCAGAACCCCTAAACCAAAATGCAAAAGAAAGAAATGCAACGGCACTAAGTTCAGGACTTTTGTATGAAGCTTGTGTTCTGCAGCACTGGAGTAAAAGCGTATTTGAACATATGAGACCTAGTTTCATCACAGGGATAGCCTCCTCTGCCAGGAAGTTCCCATTGAACCTTGTGTCAACACATTACTCTACCTTACCTTGTTCTAATGCACCCCTGACCATATCACAGAGCACCACCACATCATCCTCCATATGCCCTCCCTGACCATATTGGAAACCTGTCTTGGCACAACAGACTGTTTCCTCCTGGTCCTCTGCGAAGCTGCTTATACAGACTTCCTCCGGAGACAAACTCAGAAATAAGGAGTTGCAGCGAGGGAGTCCAGTAATACCCTTCAAGTGCCACAAGATTTTCACGACGGATTTTTCCCAGCTTCCCCTGTCAAAATCTTCTTGGGACTGCACAAGGCTTGAATCAGTTAGCTTCTTGATGGCAACTGGGCGTCCATCCGGGAGAACAGTCTTGTAAACAGCTGAAACCCTCCATGCCCAAGCTCAGTGTGTGGGCGTAGGGACTGAAGTCTCGGCCACCTAAAGTTTTCCCATCGACTCCGGTATCCCTCCAGTAAATGCATTCCCAAAGAGATCCAAAGTCTGTAAGCTACTCATTTCACCAACCCAATTAAGAACTTCACCATCCAACTTATTCCCATGTAAATCCACATAGGAAGCATGACATCCCACCACCACCAAAGCCTAAAACCCTGAATTTCAACGCAGATGAACTTGCACACTCCATAAATCGGTACCTGGGTGAACTCGCCGATTCATTCTTCATCTAAATCAAACCTAcaaatctaaagacttaaagacctAGA
This DNA window, taken from Papaver somniferum cultivar HN1 chromosome 3, ASM357369v1, whole genome shotgun sequence, encodes the following:
- the LOC113357874 gene encoding uncharacterized protein LOC113357874, encoding MKTETIDEEGKGNEAIDNLFSKSGAKWMTYENVRMFENDTSVLDLDDAQNGDKSEDVEGPTRHAAAGDQHEVEMFSNPCSNGVQDVCVEFAAISEPNLVLDREVLEEQSNASVCEANIATSVVLDSEVKSCSQDDRNFTVEVGSQPHPSERTGDHWKPCPTDLPCASKSAQGSPPRKTSCQQGSPLTEEVTQVNSKMSSHTSHESPRKSADDTTTAGLEVPNDKASPLKNELLLCKEECQDSEGGTDQGTDQFISIPDAPGKDDLLKSFTKTLEEVTPKKQIKRSWDSTLSTLSPRSLGVVKCVAPAEEIRPLGSIEGSNTEPSLVPTVQPSNLPDLNISIPTLASFQHPLTDSK